A portion of the Acidisarcina polymorpha genome contains these proteins:
- a CDS encoding glycosyltransferase family 2 protein: MIRYLFLLVGSCCALITLPGTIELFVLTIAGMLPRRRTILVPGSNYRLAVIVPAHNEELHIARCIESLTRADRSGIDASFTVIADNCDDSTAATASRSGARVIVRENPLDRGKGYALDYAFRTMASEGWNAFAVVDADSEVAPNFMTVLVSALRTGASAVQCRYVVRNAHESSRVRLMKVANAAFNVLRPRGRERCGLSAGIYGNGFALSADTLSAVPYLASSLVEDLEYHLALVDAGKRVRFLDTTSVYGDMPAAGAGVKTQRTRWEGGRFRMIREKTPRLIRRIFRGRFDVLEPCLDLLLFPLAFHVALLLIAAATPFWPMRALALAGLATVVMHLAAAIAVTGGGWQDVAALLGAPFYIVWKILLIPRLARSANAKSAWTRTERTAERKIL; encoded by the coding sequence ATGATTCGCTACCTATTCCTCCTTGTCGGGAGCTGCTGTGCCCTGATCACTCTTCCAGGAACCATCGAGCTGTTTGTTTTGACGATCGCAGGCATGCTTCCGCGACGACGCACAATCCTTGTGCCCGGCAGTAACTACCGGTTGGCGGTGATAGTGCCGGCTCATAATGAGGAGCTGCACATCGCTCGCTGCATTGAGAGTCTGACTCGAGCAGATCGGAGCGGCATTGACGCGTCGTTCACCGTAATTGCGGATAACTGCGACGACAGCACGGCCGCGACAGCGAGCCGCTCCGGTGCTCGCGTGATCGTCCGTGAGAATCCCCTCGATCGGGGCAAGGGCTATGCGCTCGATTATGCTTTTCGAACCATGGCGTCGGAGGGATGGAATGCCTTTGCAGTCGTTGATGCCGACAGCGAAGTCGCTCCTAACTTCATGACCGTCTTAGTCTCGGCCTTACGGACTGGAGCGTCCGCCGTACAGTGCAGATATGTCGTGCGGAACGCACACGAGTCAAGCCGGGTTCGGCTGATGAAGGTTGCCAATGCGGCCTTCAACGTTCTCCGACCGAGAGGCAGAGAGAGATGCGGCCTCTCTGCAGGCATCTATGGAAACGGCTTCGCGCTCTCGGCAGACACCTTGAGCGCCGTTCCTTACCTTGCTAGCTCCTTGGTGGAAGACCTCGAATACCACCTGGCTCTCGTCGACGCCGGGAAACGCGTACGCTTTTTAGATACTACTTCGGTATACGGCGATATGCCGGCCGCTGGCGCCGGCGTGAAGACCCAACGGACTAGATGGGAAGGCGGCCGTTTCCGAATGATCCGGGAAAAAACTCCACGCCTCATCCGGCGAATCTTCCGCGGGCGATTTGACGTTCTCGAACCTTGCCTGGATCTGCTCCTTTTCCCTCTTGCCTTTCATGTCGCGCTGTTATTGATCGCAGCTGCGACCCCGTTCTGGCCGATGAGAGCGCTCGCTCTTGCCGGCTTAGCGACCGTCGTCATGCACTTAGCTGCGGCCATCGCCGTTACTGGAGGAGGCTGGCAGGACGTCGCTGCTCTTCTCGGCGCGCCGTTTTACATTGTATGGAAGATACTGCTGATTCCACGGCTGGCAAGGTCTGCCAATGCCAAGAGCGCATGGACGCGAACCGAGCGGACTGCAGAGAGGAAGATTCTGTGA
- a CDS encoding glycosyltransferase yields the protein MKNDSVIPIVSVVVIGRNEGPRLQRCLESVRDMEKPGGDFEIIYVDSSSTDNSPDLARRLGALVISIDSSRPTAALGRNVGWRASSGSFVLFLDGDTILHPEFVVQSLQQFGSDTAIVFGNRREIHPEASVYNRVLDLEWISASGFVDSCGGDALMRRAALEAVQGYDENLIAGEEPEMCRRLRELGWKILHVDGPMTGHDLAISQWSQYCRRAMRTGYAYAQVSERFRGSSLPFWKVEARHNRNVAFAHASIITLSVLASLIWRTAWPIGLVLAFFLLLALRTAGRVTWKSNNLATRLLYGIHSHLQQIPIYLGQLQYWSDRRKGLARGLIEYKGTSQ from the coding sequence GTGAAGAATGATTCCGTCATCCCGATAGTCTCGGTTGTCGTAATCGGACGCAATGAAGGCCCGCGGTTGCAGCGCTGTCTCGAGTCGGTTCGAGATATGGAGAAACCGGGCGGCGATTTCGAGATCATCTACGTGGATTCATCTTCTACCGACAATAGCCCTGACCTCGCCCGGCGACTTGGGGCTCTCGTGATCTCTATCGACTCGTCACGTCCGACCGCCGCGCTGGGCCGGAACGTTGGGTGGCGGGCATCCTCTGGTTCCTTCGTCCTCTTTCTCGACGGCGATACCATCCTGCATCCGGAATTTGTCGTGCAATCGTTACAGCAGTTTGGGAGTGACACCGCGATTGTCTTTGGCAACAGGCGTGAGATTCATCCTGAGGCCTCGGTCTATAACCGTGTTCTCGATCTGGAATGGATTTCTGCTTCGGGATTTGTCGACTCGTGCGGCGGCGACGCGCTGATGAGACGGGCAGCACTCGAAGCGGTTCAGGGCTATGACGAAAACCTGATCGCCGGCGAGGAGCCGGAGATGTGCCGGAGGCTGCGTGAACTGGGCTGGAAGATTCTCCACGTCGATGGTCCGATGACCGGCCATGATTTAGCCATCTCCCAGTGGTCACAATACTGTCGGCGCGCGATGAGGACCGGCTATGCTTATGCGCAAGTCTCGGAGCGTTTCCGAGGGTCGTCCCTGCCTTTCTGGAAAGTGGAAGCGAGACACAATCGCAATGTCGCTTTCGCACACGCGTCGATCATCACCTTGTCCGTGCTGGCTTCATTGATATGGCGTACAGCCTGGCCCATAGGTTTGGTCCTTGCATTTTTCCTTCTACTCGCTCTCCGGACCGCAGGAAGAGTTACCTGGAAATCGAACAACTTGGCGACCCGGCTGCTCTATGGCATTCATTCACACTTACAACAGATTCCTATTTACCTGGGACAGCTCCAGTATTGGAGCGACCGCCGCAAGGGTCTGGCGCGCGGTCTGATCGAGTATAAAGGGACGTCCCAGTGA
- a CDS encoding polysaccharide biosynthesis/export family protein yields MPRKLSLAAKIGLLSIASCRITMLAMAQEGSAGFTVRADQKIVTADEIVRQFEAPLLTSYILGDGDEISVDVWNHPELSGKHVIGPDGKITVPIAGIVKVSELSREDAQAAIANSLIHYYSDLSITLRVDRYTSYRIYILGRAGVPGIVQFDSQPTLLDVVTRASAITSGGVGPDSAGLGRCAILRGRDQVIWVDLKSLLSQGSLALNIRLARNDMVYLPDAGEREVYVLGEVKHPGAFRLTPTMSFLDAFSQAGGATEDASENKIEIVRSASGTQREFRMSDLLSGPEHLNFALEEGDIIYVPRRNLAKFGYVLQKTSSLAAFAVLGTLGAK; encoded by the coding sequence ATGCCACGAAAGCTCAGCCTCGCTGCCAAGATCGGATTGCTATCCATCGCCAGTTGCCGCATAACCATGTTAGCCATGGCACAAGAGGGGAGCGCCGGCTTTACCGTCCGCGCAGACCAAAAGATCGTCACTGCCGACGAGATCGTGCGGCAATTCGAAGCGCCGCTGCTAACCTCTTACATCCTCGGCGATGGTGATGAAATCTCCGTGGATGTCTGGAACCACCCGGAGCTTTCTGGAAAACATGTGATCGGTCCGGACGGCAAGATTACGGTACCGATCGCAGGAATAGTCAAGGTTTCAGAGCTTAGCCGGGAAGATGCGCAGGCGGCTATTGCAAACTCCCTCATCCACTACTACTCCGACCTTTCTATTACCTTGCGAGTGGACCGCTATACCTCCTATCGCATTTACATCCTGGGGCGGGCAGGTGTACCTGGAATCGTGCAGTTTGATTCTCAGCCGACGCTTCTGGATGTCGTCACCCGGGCGTCGGCGATCACCTCGGGAGGTGTAGGACCCGACAGCGCCGGGCTGGGACGATGCGCCATCTTGCGCGGCCGCGATCAGGTGATTTGGGTTGATCTGAAAAGCCTATTAAGCCAGGGTAGCTTGGCGTTGAACATCCGCCTGGCCCGAAATGACATGGTTTATCTTCCCGACGCCGGAGAGCGAGAGGTCTATGTTCTTGGCGAGGTCAAACATCCAGGCGCATTCCGCCTGACCCCGACTATGTCCTTCCTGGACGCCTTCAGTCAGGCGGGCGGGGCCACCGAGGACGCGTCGGAGAACAAGATCGAAATTGTGCGGAGTGCGTCCGGCACACAGCGCGAGTTTCGCATGAGCGACCTGCTGAGCGGCCCCGAGCACTTGAATTTCGCGCTCGAAGAGGGCGACATCATTTACGTTCCCCGGCGCAACCTTGCCAAATTCGGATATGTTCTCCAGAAAACCAGCTCTCTTGCTGCATTTGCCGTACTCGGAACACTGGGGGCGAAATAG
- a CDS encoding GumC family protein, which translates to MAPVSSGSEEVVLAHANLADPQLGASPPLFASVHVLASLRKHQRVALLTAFVILLIGLPAAWFKGDPKYSATAVIYVSPRFIANLADSSSQKFDSTEQYREYVQQNVKTINRFDIVLEALNRLGPLQSVWTRPGELPERAASRLQGALVIEEVPNTYQVTISLESNRKAGLAELVNSVAETYLDKAKAEEFYGSDQRIQSLIADRTRLEKETAEKQGRRMALAQELGVSSFTDNDLNPYDRLLVTAKEAQSEAQKSAIQADTELAVFDENEHPGGKEALDAFALEEAKKDPVLSSVMTGLNVRRAQVLTNLSGLSADHPGRRAAERELADIEKERQAAIQSEVVSISKMILNQRTAEAYQARRVERQLTAEVQRQASQASWFTHGYQEGIQLGLDVDQARKAQDNLQQRIDYFLLEKSAPGFVRLFSSARPPDQPVKRGRKLLLGLCMALALAFAVAVPVGIDFLDPRLRSPAQVERLLGFPLTAWIMEKQEAGASFEKEQILRFANRMVQENQRNRSRIFAFTSVKAHGGTTTIVLETAHALSSLGVSALAIEANAYRSDSRFLKPNARGLVAALTGARLLQSEVIPGNEELPDRIPVGEAAEGASLPNIRHLEEMLRRSVHEYDFILIDAPPVLASVDAEIMASSADVLVLVIEADSVTKQELQRAAKSLERLNLRAISAVFNRVRRDEATGFAATALDEFLNGSAAPARRLFSPWLWR; encoded by the coding sequence GTGGCCCCCGTATCCAGCGGTTCTGAAGAGGTGGTATTGGCCCACGCCAATCTCGCAGATCCGCAACTCGGCGCAAGCCCGCCTTTGTTCGCTAGCGTCCACGTGCTTGCCAGCCTCCGCAAACACCAGCGGGTGGCACTGCTTACCGCCTTTGTCATTCTGCTCATCGGCCTGCCGGCCGCCTGGTTCAAGGGCGACCCCAAGTACTCTGCTACGGCGGTGATTTATGTTTCTCCGCGCTTCATCGCGAACCTCGCCGACAGTAGCTCGCAGAAATTTGACTCCACCGAGCAATACCGGGAATACGTACAACAGAACGTCAAAACCATTAACCGATTCGATATCGTTCTGGAAGCGTTGAATAGACTAGGCCCGCTGCAATCCGTTTGGACCAGGCCAGGCGAGCTGCCTGAACGCGCGGCGAGCCGGCTGCAGGGCGCTTTGGTTATCGAAGAGGTCCCAAACACTTATCAAGTCACGATCTCCCTGGAATCAAACCGCAAAGCGGGCCTTGCTGAATTAGTCAACTCGGTCGCCGAGACATATCTCGACAAAGCCAAGGCGGAAGAGTTCTATGGCAGCGACCAGCGCATACAGAGTCTCATTGCAGACAGGACACGACTAGAAAAGGAAACCGCCGAGAAGCAGGGCCGCCGGATGGCGCTTGCTCAGGAGTTAGGAGTCAGCAGCTTCACTGACAACGACCTCAACCCATATGACCGCCTGCTGGTGACCGCAAAAGAAGCGCAGTCCGAGGCCCAAAAGAGCGCGATTCAGGCGGATACTGAGCTCGCAGTCTTTGACGAAAATGAACATCCTGGCGGCAAAGAAGCGCTGGATGCATTTGCATTGGAAGAGGCCAAGAAAGACCCTGTTCTCTCAAGCGTGATGACCGGCCTGAACGTGCGACGGGCCCAGGTCTTGACGAATCTGAGCGGACTTTCGGCAGACCATCCGGGGCGCCGCGCCGCAGAGCGCGAACTGGCCGACATCGAGAAAGAGAGACAAGCGGCGATCCAGTCGGAGGTAGTCTCGATCTCCAAGATGATCCTCAACCAGCGTACGGCGGAAGCTTACCAGGCGCGGCGTGTAGAACGGCAGCTTACCGCGGAGGTACAACGACAGGCGTCCCAAGCATCCTGGTTCACTCACGGCTACCAGGAGGGAATCCAGCTCGGCCTCGATGTGGATCAGGCGCGAAAAGCACAAGACAACCTGCAGCAGCGAATTGACTATTTCCTGCTGGAGAAAAGCGCGCCTGGATTTGTGCGCCTCTTCTCATCTGCCCGTCCTCCTGACCAGCCTGTCAAGCGTGGACGAAAACTCCTGCTAGGTCTCTGCATGGCTTTGGCATTGGCGTTTGCCGTTGCTGTTCCTGTTGGCATTGATTTTCTCGATCCAAGGCTACGATCTCCGGCCCAGGTGGAACGCTTGCTCGGGTTTCCTTTGACCGCGTGGATTATGGAAAAACAGGAAGCCGGAGCGAGTTTCGAAAAAGAGCAAATCTTGCGCTTCGCCAACCGAATGGTTCAGGAAAATCAGAGGAATCGCAGCCGCATCTTTGCCTTCACGTCGGTGAAGGCGCATGGTGGAACCACGACGATTGTGCTCGAAACTGCCCACGCCCTCAGCTCGCTCGGCGTTTCGGCTCTTGCGATAGAAGCGAATGCCTACCGAAGTGACTCCCGCTTTCTGAAACCTAACGCTCGCGGACTGGTCGCAGCCCTCACCGGCGCCCGGCTTCTGCAATCCGAAGTCATCCCTGGAAATGAAGAGCTTCCCGATCGCATCCCGGTTGGTGAAGCAGCAGAGGGAGCGAGCTTGCCGAATATCAGACATCTTGAAGAGATGTTGCGTCGCTCGGTTCACGAATACGACTTCATCCTAATTGACGCGCCACCAGTTCTCGCCTCGGTCGATGCCGAAATAATGGCGAGCTCAGCCGATGTTCTCGTTCTCGTAATTGAGGCAGACTCGGTCACCAAGCAAGAACTGCAACGTGCCGCAAAGAGCCTGGAACGGCTGAATTTAAGGGCAATCTCAGCAGTGTTCAACAGGGTCAGGCGGGACGAGGCAACTGGCTTCGCAGCAACGGCGCTCGACGAATTCCTCAATGGCTCAGCTGCTCCTGCAAGACGCCTCTTTAGCCCTTGGTTGTGGAGATGA
- a CDS encoding glycosyltransferase family 2 protein, with translation MIPDISVVVVSFNTRELLRDCLLTLRKEVEGLANEVFVVDNVSRDGSAEMVAAEFPEARLIRSNVNLGFAAANNKAFSLATGRYIVLLNSDAFLRPMALQRSIEYMDAQPRIGLGGARLVGADGSWQPSRRLFPSPLNDFLSLSGLAAKFPRSRFFGRQDHTWADQDQPGDADWVPGAYSIIRRTVLDQVGHFDEQFFLYYEEVDLCRRIKQAGFLIRYWPDVVVVHLGGESSKTLTNLSMSKSGAQLELWRMRSAFLYYRKHHGPVAWLSKTIEAQWHGLRSWKNSLTPGSVHKTKAEESRLVIQLLRRAWQETAGGAVSPTRPW, from the coding sequence GTGATCCCGGATATCTCCGTCGTCGTGGTTTCTTTCAATACCCGCGAGCTGCTGCGCGATTGTTTACTCACGCTGCGGAAGGAAGTCGAAGGGCTTGCCAATGAGGTGTTCGTCGTCGATAACGTCTCCCGGGACGGCTCGGCTGAGATGGTCGCGGCGGAGTTTCCCGAGGCCCGCTTGATTCGTAGCAACGTCAATCTAGGGTTCGCTGCCGCTAACAACAAGGCCTTCAGCTTGGCCACAGGACGCTACATCGTTCTGCTCAATTCGGATGCCTTTCTCCGGCCGATGGCGCTCCAAAGATCGATCGAATACATGGATGCGCAGCCGCGCATCGGTCTTGGCGGCGCTCGATTGGTTGGCGCGGATGGCTCGTGGCAGCCATCGAGACGCTTGTTCCCGTCGCCCTTGAACGATTTCCTCTCGCTCTCCGGACTGGCGGCCAAGTTCCCGCGCTCGCGTTTCTTCGGCCGCCAGGACCATACCTGGGCGGACCAGGACCAACCGGGAGACGCCGACTGGGTTCCAGGGGCCTATTCCATCATTCGGCGAACCGTTCTTGACCAGGTTGGTCACTTTGATGAACAGTTTTTCCTCTATTACGAAGAAGTGGACTTATGCCGCCGAATCAAGCAGGCCGGCTTTTTGATTCGCTACTGGCCGGATGTCGTCGTAGTTCATCTGGGCGGCGAGTCTTCAAAGACTTTGACGAATCTAAGTATGTCGAAATCAGGCGCCCAGCTTGAGCTTTGGCGAATGCGCAGTGCGTTTCTCTACTACCGGAAACACCATGGCCCGGTTGCATGGTTGTCAAAGACGATTGAAGCCCAATGGCACGGTCTTCGCTCCTGGAAAAATTCGCTGACTCCGGGTTCTGTGCACAAGACCAAGGCAGAAGAGTCAAGGCTTGTCATCCAGCTCCTACGCCGCGCCTGGCAAGAGACCGCCGGTGGCGCGGTATCTCCCACGAGGCCTTGGTAA
- a CDS encoding STAS domain-containing protein, which translates to MNIDIENLDGIIIAHLRAEALDASNAKEFKTKAAALIIPGTTLIFNLGSLQFVDSSGLGALLSCLRQLNASGGALKLCGLVKPVRALFELVRMHRVFEIFNTQEEAIRSYRKDVVTLVD; encoded by the coding sequence ATGAATATCGATATTGAGAACTTAGACGGCATAATCATCGCTCACCTGCGAGCCGAAGCTCTCGACGCCAGCAACGCAAAAGAGTTTAAGACGAAGGCAGCAGCCTTAATCATTCCGGGCACGACACTGATCTTCAACCTGGGCAGCTTACAGTTCGTTGATAGCTCGGGACTGGGAGCCCTCCTATCTTGTCTTCGCCAGCTGAACGCCTCAGGCGGAGCCTTGAAATTATGTGGATTGGTAAAGCCCGTCAGAGCGCTCTTCGAATTAGTGCGCATGCATCGGGTCTTCGAGATATTCAACACCCAGGAAGAGGCGATTCGTTCCTACCGTAAGGATGTCGTGACCTTAGTCGATTAG
- a CDS encoding glycosyltransferase yields the protein MRGKLGYLISRYPAISHTFILREVLELRRLGYHIEVASINQPDQPRSGLTLEERAEADSTFYVKSSGARGALQAQASELAHNPLAYMRGFIFAAALGGTDPRRAIMSILYFVEAVLIVQWMRARGLKHLHVHFATPAATVGLIVAKVSRFTFSLTIHGPDEFYDTPGYLLPEKIATANLLCVIGMFARSQVMRLCESSLWDKIELTPLGVDARLFRPTGLAKTAKIFEILCVGRLVPAKGQHVLLAAVARLRSSGRAVLLRLVGDGPDRSSLEASTRLLRIEDSVIFEGPVNQDRIRDLYATADVFVLASFAEGIPVVLMEAMAMEIPCVSTWVNGIPELIRDSIDGLLVSPSDADALAAAIARLMDDGDLRNQLAKAGRLRVIDKYDLTENVAHLAEVFDAYLCEEATSAPDHARSVLA from the coding sequence ATGAGGGGAAAGCTGGGTTATCTGATCAGCCGTTATCCTGCGATCTCTCACACGTTCATCTTGCGGGAGGTGCTGGAACTGCGTCGTCTGGGCTACCACATCGAGGTTGCCTCTATCAACCAACCTGACCAGCCTAGAAGCGGGCTCACGCTTGAAGAACGAGCGGAGGCTGATTCGACGTTCTACGTGAAGTCCAGTGGAGCCCGGGGAGCGTTGCAGGCCCAGGCTTCGGAGCTGGCGCACAATCCCTTAGCCTATATGAGGGGTTTCATTTTCGCAGCAGCCCTTGGCGGAACTGACCCGCGCAGGGCGATCATGAGTATCCTGTATTTCGTTGAAGCAGTTTTAATTGTTCAATGGATGAGGGCTCGCGGCCTCAAACATTTGCACGTACACTTCGCCACGCCCGCCGCGACCGTCGGCTTAATCGTGGCAAAGGTCTCTCGTTTTACATTTTCACTGACGATCCATGGTCCCGATGAGTTCTACGACACTCCCGGATATCTCCTGCCAGAGAAGATTGCTACGGCTAACCTGCTTTGTGTCATTGGAATGTTCGCGCGAAGTCAGGTGATGAGGCTTTGTGAATCCTCGCTATGGGACAAGATAGAACTAACACCGCTAGGCGTGGATGCCAGGCTCTTTCGGCCGACGGGCTTGGCGAAAACTGCCAAGATCTTCGAGATACTTTGCGTGGGGAGGCTGGTTCCAGCGAAGGGACAGCATGTGCTGCTGGCGGCTGTTGCGCGACTGCGCTCGAGCGGGCGCGCGGTCCTGCTGCGCCTGGTTGGCGATGGGCCGGACCGTAGTTCGCTCGAAGCATCCACGCGACTTCTTCGGATCGAAGATTCCGTCATCTTTGAGGGACCGGTGAACCAGGATCGGATTCGCGACCTCTATGCAACAGCAGATGTGTTTGTTCTAGCGAGCTTTGCCGAAGGCATCCCAGTGGTCCTGATGGAAGCGATGGCCATGGAAATTCCTTGCGTCTCGACCTGGGTGAATGGCATTCCGGAACTGATACGCGATTCGATCGATGGACTACTGGTCTCTCCTTCCGACGCTGATGCTCTGGCTGCGGCCATCGCCCGGCTGATGGACGATGGTGATTTGCGCAACCAGCTTGCGAAGGCGGGGCGTTTGCGTGTCATCGACAAGTACGACCTAACCGAAAATGTTGCTCACCTGGCAGAAGTCTTCGACGCTTACCTTTGTGAAGAGGCAACGTCAGCACCCGACCACGCAAGATCGGTGCTCGCATGA
- a CDS encoding ATP-binding SpoIIE family protein phosphatase: MITAGAIPSQAACRSKEKLARQIRLAVASVGVLRGIYVYIQLPDGGLPFVVLDDGDYEYADNLQLMPRSAEEGSMSSFVSEDGIRIVVRSERGDPTILKLVSALLQGSIQAHEARAREELLLEELGANWESLEALYEISTDALRFGDINEALKRLLDRFAAIQNGLHSALFIQREGVFHPLVGTDSDLNVLTASQLGPIENAICTMNIVLLNHLTQPVDEQACWRNANSLAAAPFSWPGSVGFVVVWNEERNAVFDSSVSRVLEAITYQASVMMQSDRLSRKLRDSELLAQEIEIASSIQQTLLLANAPKDVPALEIAACSVPSQQIDGDFHDFFQHPNGTIDVLVGDVMGKGVAAALLGAATKSQFLRATANLALRLSHGAPSPADIVSRAASRLSDRLIALERFVTLVYARFDMETRTLMFVDCGHTSIIRESKRENECAFLRGDDLPLGVLPNHRCEQQTVGFLPGETYLFYSDGVTEGRSPEGEMFGPERLAECVQNWSSLGPALLVEQIRKQVTQFTQSEKLLDDFTCIAIRVKLLDQKVQPIACRSAVLECAPQSLSTVRAWLSECADSAYSGLLEEDIARLLLACSEVFANCILHASSSPGTNPVSLRAIIYDNQVSVEISQDGPIFNPLTVPPPSFDGSKESGFGVYIVLRSSDAASFTRTLDRTNVITLCFLSSRTEQSS; this comes from the coding sequence ATGATCACTGCCGGTGCTATACCTAGCCAGGCTGCCTGCCGCTCCAAAGAGAAGCTGGCTCGCCAGATTCGTCTCGCTGTCGCCTCGGTTGGTGTGCTCCGAGGGATCTACGTTTATATCCAGCTACCGGATGGCGGTCTGCCGTTTGTGGTCCTCGACGATGGCGATTATGAGTATGCCGATAACTTGCAATTGATGCCACGATCGGCTGAAGAAGGTAGCATGTCTTCGTTTGTCTCGGAGGACGGCATTCGGATCGTCGTGCGTAGCGAGAGGGGTGATCCCACCATCCTCAAGCTAGTTAGCGCTCTTTTGCAAGGGTCCATTCAGGCGCACGAGGCGCGGGCAAGGGAAGAGCTCTTATTAGAAGAGCTCGGCGCCAATTGGGAGAGTCTTGAAGCTCTTTATGAAATCAGCACTGATGCATTGCGTTTCGGCGACATCAACGAAGCCCTCAAGCGCCTGCTCGATCGATTTGCCGCGATTCAGAATGGTCTTCACTCCGCACTCTTCATTCAGCGAGAAGGTGTATTTCACCCTCTGGTCGGCACTGACTCGGATTTAAATGTGTTGACCGCATCGCAGTTAGGCCCGATAGAGAACGCAATATGCACTATGAACATCGTTCTTCTTAATCATCTTACTCAACCTGTGGATGAGCAAGCCTGCTGGCGGAATGCAAACAGTCTGGCTGCTGCTCCCTTTTCCTGGCCCGGCAGCGTCGGCTTCGTCGTGGTGTGGAACGAAGAGCGGAATGCAGTGTTTGACTCCTCCGTGTCACGCGTTCTCGAAGCGATCACCTACCAAGCGTCCGTGATGATGCAGAGCGACCGACTAAGTCGCAAACTGCGAGATAGCGAACTGCTGGCACAAGAGATTGAGATCGCCTCTTCCATCCAACAAACACTACTCCTCGCCAATGCACCAAAGGATGTACCGGCTCTCGAGATTGCCGCCTGCAGCGTTCCATCACAACAGATCGACGGAGATTTTCACGATTTCTTCCAGCATCCAAATGGAACCATTGATGTGCTTGTCGGCGACGTGATGGGGAAGGGAGTAGCTGCAGCGCTGCTGGGAGCGGCTACGAAGAGCCAGTTCCTTCGTGCCACGGCGAATCTCGCCCTGCGCTTGAGCCACGGCGCCCCCAGTCCCGCAGATATTGTAAGCCGCGCGGCGTCACGTCTTTCCGACCGGTTGATTGCCCTTGAGCGATTCGTAACCCTCGTCTACGCTCGCTTCGATATGGAAACCCGTACTCTAATGTTCGTGGATTGTGGCCACACGAGCATCATTCGCGAGAGCAAGAGAGAGAACGAATGCGCCTTCCTCCGGGGAGATGACCTTCCTCTGGGCGTGCTTCCGAATCATCGATGTGAGCAGCAGACGGTTGGATTCCTGCCCGGGGAAACCTACCTATTTTATTCGGATGGGGTCACCGAAGGCCGCTCGCCGGAGGGAGAGATGTTTGGACCTGAACGACTCGCCGAATGTGTTCAGAACTGGAGTTCGCTCGGACCTGCTCTCTTAGTTGAACAGATTCGCAAGCAGGTCACTCAGTTTACTCAGTCCGAAAAGCTTCTCGATGATTTTACGTGCATAGCTATCCGGGTCAAGCTTCTGGACCAGAAAGTTCAACCGATCGCATGTCGATCTGCCGTTCTTGAGTGCGCGCCGCAATCACTTTCGACCGTTCGCGCATGGCTGAGTGAATGCGCTGATTCGGCGTACAGTGGGCTTCTGGAGGAGGACATTGCGAGACTTCTGCTTGCCTGCTCGGAGGTCTTTGCGAATTGCATACTCCATGCTTCCAGTTCTCCTGGTACCAACCCGGTGTCTCTGCGAGCAATTATTTACGACAACCAGGTGTCAGTCGAGATAAGCCAAGACGGACCCATATTCAACCCTCTCACAGTCCCCCCACCTTCATTTGACGGTTCCAAGGAGAGTGGGTTCGGAGTCTACATCGTTCTCCGCTCCTCAGATGCCGCTTCTTTTACCCGGACCCTCGATAGAACAAACGTAATAACGCTATGCTTTCTCAGTAGCAGGACGGAGCAGAGCTCATGA